A stretch of Blastocatellia bacterium DNA encodes these proteins:
- a CDS encoding photosystem P840 reaction-center cytochrome c-551: MLETSLSAFLGILYIAVGAVTVWLIFHASSRLKDKGASAKLVKGHRIGGYIFIFLFCVMTYYMVLKIKDTPDELALRPMLHMLIAMLLIPLIFIKVLVARYYKTYYSVLMPLGLIIFTLSFVIITMTVGPYLLRRATIKEVALESINLGKKTIDLEAAQSLTQNKCAKCHGLDRVVGVQKDARGWLATVNRMRALPGSGINEPEVATIVSYLVSQNPQVDDKGQMTEQGTMDAGKSLVDTRCNKCHDLDRTYSAKKSVEEWRTTVVRMITYAQGNGLFKPGDDEAIIKFLGTTQTPEAVASRSEKVKEVASSGQSLLGDVKAPEVSLPPSPFSPSAFLIMLIAAVVLGIMMFYRPGNLPLGIALAAASPAIVTSPSPETSFAPTSKSPVKGPQPATPEPKKAALLLQLARIDEQTHDAKTLRFLLPPGEVFAARPGQFLTFQWMIDGKKVVRSYTICSSPTQTGYIEITPKRVDDGYASVFLHEKAAIGLTVEAKGPSGQFYFDENKHRRIVLIAAGSGITPMVSILRYLDDRCLNIDSTLIYGVRTSKDVIFEKELIRLKESLTNFNYLVSLTKPDTNWQGPTGRINRALIEKNVKDVSTSTFFICGPRQFMDEISKILQGIGASPDQIKMESFGGRPLLSSSDKNEKVTEEPAKETTKLVEKPITKTTASITKPLIVSDNSVEFARSRKNCIIPPEKTLLEVAEINSVTIPFSCRQGQCGTCTTRLLEGEVTMEVEDGLDPELKEEGYILTCVGYAKGKVKLDA, translated from the coding sequence ATGCTAGAAACATCTCTTAGTGCTTTTTTAGGAATACTTTATATTGCTGTGGGTGCTGTTACAGTTTGGTTAATTTTTCATGCTTCTAGTCGGCTAAAAGATAAAGGAGCTAGTGCAAAGCTTGTTAAAGGTCATCGTATTGGGGGTTATATCTTTATATTTCTTTTTTGTGTAATGACTTATTACATGGTTTTAAAAATTAAAGATACTCCAGATGAACTAGCACTACGTCCAATGCTTCATATGCTAATAGCTATGCTATTGATACCATTGATATTTATTAAAGTTTTAGTAGCTCGCTATTATAAAACTTATTACTCTGTACTAATGCCGCTAGGACTAATAATTTTTACACTCTCATTTGTTATTATAACAATGACGGTTGGCCCATATTTACTACGTCGAGCTACCATAAAGGAAGTTGCATTAGAATCAATAAATTTAGGTAAAAAGACCATAGATTTAGAAGCTGCACAAAGTTTAACCCAAAATAAATGTGCTAAATGTCATGGGCTAGACCGTGTGGTTGGGGTTCAAAAAGATGCTAGAGGCTGGCTTGCAACTGTTAATCGGATGAGAGCTTTGCCCGGTTCAGGAATTAATGAACCTGAGGTAGCCACAATAGTTTCTTACCTTGTATCACAAAATCCACAAGTAGATGATAAAGGGCAAATGACTGAACAAGGAACAATGGATGCTGGAAAATCCTTAGTTGATACACGTTGCAATAAATGTCATGACCTGGATCGCACTTATTCAGCTAAGAAAAGTGTTGAAGAATGGCGGACAACCGTTGTAAGAATGATTACTTATGCTCAAGGAAATGGACTATTTAAGCCTGGGGATGATGAAGCAATTATTAAATTTCTTGGCACTACACAAACACCAGAAGCAGTAGCAAGCAGATCTGAAAAAGTTAAAGAAGTTGCTAGTAGTGGACAAAGCTTGCTTGGAGATGTAAAAGCTCCTGAAGTTTCTTTACCACCTTCTCCATTTAGTCCAAGTGCTTTTTTAATTATGCTTATAGCAGCAGTAGTTTTAGGAATTATGATGTTTTATAGACCTGGTAATTTACCTCTAGGAATTGCTCTTGCAGCGGCCTCTCCTGCTATAGTAACTAGTCCAAGTCCAGAAACTTCTTTTGCACCAACAAGTAAAAGTCCTGTAAAAGGGCCTCAACCCGCTACACCTGAACCAAAAAAGGCTGCTTTACTCTTACAACTTGCACGAATTGATGAGCAAACACATGATGCTAAAACCTTAAGGTTTTTACTACCCCCAGGAGAAGTTTTTGCTGCTCGTCCAGGACAATTTCTTACTTTTCAATGGATGATTGATGGTAAAAAAGTAGTACGTTCTTATACTATTTGTAGCTCACCTACTCAAACCGGGTATATAGAAATTACTCCAAAACGGGTAGATGATGGTTATGCCTCAGTGTTCCTTCATGAAAAGGCTGCAATAGGTTTAACTGTTGAAGCTAAAGGGCCTTCAGGTCAATTTTATTTTGATGAAAATAAACATAGAAGAATTGTTTTAATTGCTGCTGGTAGTGGTATTACTCCAATGGTTTCTATTTTGCGCTACTTAGATGATCGTTGCTTAAATATCGACTCTACTTTAATTTATGGGGTTAGAACTAGCAAAGATGTAATTTTTGAAAAAGAATTAATAAGGCTAAAAGAAAGTTTAACTAATTTTAATTACTTAGTTAGCCTAACTAAACCTGATACAAATTGGCAAGGCCCGACAGGACGAATTAACCGTGCTTTGATAGAAAAAAATGTAAAAGATGTTTCAACCTCAACTTTCTTTATCTGTGGCCCAAGACAATTTATGGATGAAATTAGCAAAATACTGCAAGGTATTGGTGCTAGCCCAGATCAAATAAAAATGGAAAGCTTTGGAGGTCGTCCACTTCTTTCATCGTCTGATAAAAATGAAAAAGTTACTGAAGAACCAGCTAAAGAAACTACAAAACTTGTAGAAAAACCTATTACAAAAACAACAGCTTCTATTACAAAACCTTTAATTGTGTCTGATAATAGCGTAGAATTTGCCCGATCTCGTAAAAACTGTATTATTCCACCTGAGAAAACCTTATTAGAAGTTGCAGAAATTAACAGCGTGACAATACCTTTTAGTTGTCGTCAAGGTCAGTGTGGAACTTGTACAACTAGGTTACTTGAAGGTGAAGTAACTATGGAAGTAGAAGATGGTTTAGATCCAGAACTTAAGGAAGAAGGCTATATTTTGACTTGTGTTGGTTATGCTAAAGGTAAAGTCAAACTAGATGCTTAA
- the recJ gene encoding single-stranded-DNA-specific exonuclease RecJ, with translation MQNIIEFTGSSITNCQWQLANVDEEKVKSLSSKLHINPIVARALVWRGLEDFSKAQNFISASLNNIPDPLGMLNMDEAQHTLFSALQKGTPIRIVGDYDCDGTTGLITLLQTFRLLNPSSGKNISYHVPDRERDGYGLNPGIVEQAEADGIKILISVDIGITAHKEWELAKSKGITGICIDHHTILGSNAPQDAIVLCPKQAGCPYPEKDLAACGISLQLARVLLKEHKNQEAILQSLCKLVAIGTISDMVPLSSYSNRAIVQAGLRGLNTGSTNKGLDALLGISGLHNHKITSYDLGFKLGPRINAAGRMDGSTLQVVSLIDAISKEDAWQMATKIDDLNHQRQAVQQWLVEKILKKIEQEDYEDLVYVLGGEHDDGWHQGVVGIAAAKIVDRYGRPTLVCSIRDGIAHGSARSIKSFNIVKALEAVADNLLLKYGGHSAAAGFSLPANKLTELRERINAHAAKVLSQDDLIHTRTYEGELSPMEVNLDLIKTLALLEPHGIENPRPSFIVKGRLIETRVIGNKHLRLRIAGKGPSLEAIWWHHSDLYDQLRVGRNVALLGKLEINEWNNSQKPQINIEDLYLLN, from the coding sequence ATGCAAAACATAATAGAATTTACTGGATCTTCCATTACTAATTGCCAATGGCAATTGGCTAATGTGGATGAAGAAAAAGTCAAATCATTAAGCTCTAAACTACATATAAACCCTATAGTTGCCCGTGCATTGGTTTGGCGCGGGTTAGAAGATTTCTCCAAAGCTCAAAACTTTATTTCTGCCTCACTTAATAACATTCCTGACCCGCTTGGAATGTTAAATATGGATGAAGCACAACATACTTTGTTTTCAGCACTTCAAAAAGGTACTCCTATTAGAATTGTTGGCGATTATGATTGTGATGGCACAACAGGCTTAATCACTTTACTACAAACATTTCGGTTGCTTAATCCTTCTAGTGGGAAAAATATTTCTTATCATGTTCCTGACCGAGAACGTGACGGTTATGGATTAAACCCTGGCATTGTTGAACAAGCAGAAGCAGATGGAATTAAAATTTTAATCTCTGTAGATATTGGAATTACAGCACATAAAGAATGGGAGTTAGCTAAATCAAAGGGGATTACAGGCATTTGCATTGACCACCATACAATTTTAGGTAGCAACGCGCCTCAAGACGCTATTGTTTTATGTCCAAAACAAGCAGGCTGTCCTTATCCAGAAAAAGACTTAGCCGCTTGCGGTATTTCACTTCAATTAGCTAGAGTTTTACTTAAGGAACATAAAAATCAGGAAGCTATTCTTCAATCTCTTTGTAAATTAGTAGCTATTGGCACTATTTCTGATATGGTTCCGCTTAGTAGTTATTCTAATCGAGCAATTGTCCAAGCTGGGCTACGTGGTCTTAACACTGGTTCAACAAACAAAGGCTTAGATGCACTCTTAGGTATTTCTGGGCTACATAATCATAAAATTACCAGCTATGACCTTGGTTTTAAGTTAGGCCCACGTATTAATGCGGCTGGTCGTATGGATGGCAGCACCCTACAAGTAGTTAGTTTAATAGATGCTATTAGCAAAGAAGATGCCTGGCAAATGGCTACAAAAATAGATGACTTAAATCATCAACGTCAAGCGGTTCAACAGTGGTTAGTAGAAAAAATCTTAAAAAAAATAGAACAAGAAGACTATGAAGATCTGGTCTATGTTTTAGGTGGGGAACATGATGATGGTTGGCATCAAGGAGTTGTAGGAATTGCGGCAGCTAAAATAGTAGACCGCTATGGTCGCCCAACTTTGGTTTGCTCAATTCGTGATGGCATTGCTCATGGCTCTGCTCGTAGCATTAAAAGTTTTAACATTGTAAAAGCCTTAGAAGCTGTAGCTGATAATTTATTGCTTAAATATGGTGGTCATAGTGCTGCGGCTGGCTTTTCTCTGCCAGCTAATAAGCTTACAGAACTACGCGAGCGCATTAATGCTCATGCAGCTAAAGTTTTATCTCAGGATGACTTAATACATACAAGAACTTATGAAGGTGAGTTATCTCCAATGGAGGTAAATTTAGATTTAATTAAAACTCTAGCCTTGCTTGAACCTCACGGAATAGAAAACCCTCGTCCGTCTTTTATTGTAAAAGGCCGTTTAATTGAAACTAGAGTTATTGGTAATAAACATCTTCGTTTAAGGATTGCGGGTAAAGGCCCTTCATTAGAAGCTATTTGGTGGCACCATTCAGATCTTTATGATCAGTTACGTGTAGGAAGAAATGTCGCTCTATTAGGAAAGTTAGAAATAAATGAATGGAATAACTCACAAAAACCACAAATAAATATTGAAGATCTATATTTATTAAACTAA
- a CDS encoding SpoIIE family protein phosphatase — MVTVVDSIIQNQLFERQTKLKHAIADIGENPELKRLLHEVDTALARVKTGDFGLCEICKGEIEPERLMANPLTKFCLDDLTITQQRELQRDLEMASLVQKSLLPKENLNLNGWSFSYKYQPLSLVSGDYCDLISIDNKDFYFILGDVSGKGVAASMLMTQLHAMFRSFISLNLPLVQMVERVSSIFCESTMPMHFATLVCGKVSNTSEVEICNAGHLPPLLIQSDKLIDIQATGLPVGMFCDEEFSSTKFQLNPNDTLLLFTDGLTEAENNFGDDFGKDRLTNLLFNHSLESLDKIINFIIKDLNSFQAGKPLTDDLTLMLLRRTY; from the coding sequence ATGGTTACTGTAGTAGATTCAATTATTCAAAATCAATTATTTGAACGTCAAACTAAACTTAAACATGCAATAGCTGATATAGGAGAAAATCCTGAATTAAAAAGGCTTCTTCATGAAGTTGATACAGCTTTAGCAAGAGTTAAAACTGGTGATTTTGGACTTTGTGAAATCTGCAAAGGTGAAATAGAGCCTGAAAGGTTAATGGCAAATCCACTAACTAAATTTTGCCTAGATGATCTTACAATCACACAACAACGAGAGCTTCAAAGAGATTTAGAAATGGCTTCCCTTGTCCAAAAAAGCCTGCTTCCAAAAGAAAATCTTAACTTAAACGGTTGGAGTTTTTCTTATAAATACCAACCTCTAAGCTTAGTAAGTGGGGATTATTGCGATTTAATAAGTATTGATAACAAAGATTTTTACTTTATTCTAGGCGATGTATCTGGAAAAGGTGTAGCGGCTTCAATGTTAATGACTCAGTTACATGCTATGTTTCGCTCTTTTATTTCCTTAAATCTCCCTTTAGTTCAAATGGTAGAACGTGTTAGCAGCATATTTTGTGAAAGCACAATGCCAATGCACTTTGCAACGCTTGTTTGTGGAAAAGTTTCTAACACAAGTGAAGTAGAAATATGTAATGCAGGCCACTTACCACCATTATTAATACAATCAGACAAATTAATTGACATACAAGCTACAGGTCTTCCAGTTGGAATGTTTTGCGATGAAGAATTTTCATCTACAAAATTTCAATTAAACCCTAATGATACGCTGTTACTTTTTACTGATGGTTTAACTGAAGCTGAAAATAATTTTGGAGATGATTTTGGTAAAGACAGACTTACTAACCTTCTTTTTAATCATAGTTTAGAGTCTTTAGATAAAATAATTAATTTTATTATCAAAGACCTCAACTCTTTTCAAGCAGGTAAACCATTGACTGATGACCTTACATTAATGCTGCTTAGACGAACTTATTAA
- a CDS encoding protein kinase — MQANQQKFSGTKRFVIQHRLGAGGFGEVYQVYDKERDTVVALKTLRNTEPEALYRFKQEFRTIADIVHPNLVTLYELLSDGEQWFFTMELVKGVEFIDYVSLGKTEDQLVNFSRLKKALTQLSSGIYTLHSKGKLHCDLKPSNVLVTDAGRVTILDFGLITELSKRPFGTTLSYGTPEYLAPEIALGEAASEASDWYSLGVMCYEALTGALPFDNTFGDVLTEKQLYDPPPPSSLIDNVPKDLDALCHALLRRDPSKRPKGETILATLGTNHSKALSVATSNPTQNFLVGREEHLGKLKNSFELLKEGNTVINYVEGLSGMGKSILIRHFLDAVVITEPNTLVLTGRCYEQEFVPYKAFDSVIDNLTQHLKTLLPEDLITLIPNNALALARLFPVLYQIEGIAVRKSKATIPDSQELRRRAFAALRQLFQELANRYLVVLSIDDLQWGDLDSISLLNELLSPPNAPKMLLIFSYRSDEIESSPFLKTLFSSPVINSLNVEKIIVGELSDNDARRLVLGLFDKQKVSARRVEMIIREANGNPFFINELVYYSQQTYQEKLDNLVSQNIETTPVIETNRLSSQTDELQDSLEDLSIVTTRLEDVIYYRISQLPIAAQRLMEVIAVAGQPIARLVAKRAADLDREEPAAVALLRTNHLIRVRGSKELDKIEVYHDRIRETLINKLTKSKLKDYHSKLALVLEPIENIDTEVLLVHFQGAGDTQKAIKYASLAADQAMDGLAFDHAAKLYKLIIELQPTESKIGELEEKLALALTNAGRTIEAAQAYLLAAGEVKERLKILKLKQSAAEQLLRGGHVEEGLSVLGDVLAQTGMYLPQKTWQSLVWLLFGQLQLWWRGIKFKERNISEIAPEEIVKIDICWSAATGLTMVDAIRGTDFQVRHLNYALKVGEPYRLARAFAWEITFASTNPRETKRLQTFSKLAENLVNKIDNPHAQGLYLLMSGMANFFQGKWAKAYELTKKAGKILRERCTAVNWEIYTAEVFLFRTLFQLGELAEILERVNLIVKEAQSCGDLYAETSLRTRASYLYYLILDKPEEASNELTEAMEKWSQTGFHAQHYYSFVAYCEIALYCGDGEKAWELIKENWAKLKHSLMMRVQFILIEACYLFTRVIISLALKTDKKEYFLSKALKFIKRLEKEKISYSQAYSLIGRAALASFTTDNDSVITYLAEAENKFAESKMLLHVATTQYVRGKLTGLEGAELISKAEQTMKEQKIENINAFVQMMLPGKWKK, encoded by the coding sequence ATGCAAGCTAACCAACAAAAATTTAGCGGTACAAAACGCTTTGTCATTCAACATCGGCTAGGGGCTGGTGGGTTTGGTGAAGTGTATCAAGTTTATGATAAAGAACGAGATACAGTTGTTGCGCTAAAAACTTTACGTAATACAGAGCCAGAAGCACTTTATAGATTTAAGCAAGAATTTCGTACTATTGCTGATATTGTTCACCCAAATTTAGTTACTTTATATGAGCTTTTATCTGATGGTGAACAATGGTTTTTTACTATGGAACTGGTTAAAGGTGTAGAGTTTATTGACTATGTAAGTTTAGGTAAAACAGAAGATCAATTAGTAAACTTTAGTCGATTAAAAAAAGCTTTAACCCAACTATCATCAGGTATTTACACTTTACATAGCAAAGGCAAGCTACATTGTGATCTTAAGCCTTCTAATGTTTTAGTTACAGATGCAGGCCGAGTAACTATTTTAGATTTTGGGCTAATAACAGAATTATCAAAAAGACCCTTTGGAACTACTCTAAGTTATGGTACACCAGAATATTTAGCACCAGAAATTGCACTAGGTGAAGCAGCTAGCGAGGCTAGCGACTGGTATAGTTTGGGGGTAATGTGTTATGAGGCTTTAACAGGAGCTTTGCCTTTTGACAACACTTTTGGGGATGTATTAACTGAAAAACAGCTTTATGATCCACCACCACCTTCATCTTTAATTGATAATGTTCCAAAGGATTTAGATGCTCTTTGTCACGCGTTACTACGACGTGATCCTAGTAAACGTCCAAAGGGTGAAACTATTTTAGCAACTTTAGGAACTAACCATTCTAAAGCTTTATCCGTAGCCACATCAAATCCCACACAAAATTTTTTAGTTGGTCGTGAAGAACATTTAGGAAAATTAAAAAATTCTTTTGAGCTATTAAAAGAGGGAAATACAGTAATTAACTATGTAGAAGGTTTATCAGGAATGGGAAAAAGTATTTTGATTCGCCATTTTCTTGATGCAGTAGTTATAACAGAACCTAACACATTAGTTTTAACCGGACGCTGTTATGAACAAGAGTTTGTTCCTTATAAAGCCTTTGACAGTGTTATTGATAATTTAACTCAGCACTTAAAAACCCTTTTACCAGAAGATTTAATTACCTTGATACCAAATAATGCTTTAGCTTTGGCTAGGCTTTTTCCAGTTCTTTACCAAATAGAAGGAATTGCTGTTAGAAAATCAAAAGCTACTATTCCTGATTCTCAAGAACTGCGAAGACGAGCTTTTGCTGCACTTAGACAGCTTTTTCAAGAATTAGCAAATAGATATTTAGTTGTACTTTCTATTGATGACCTGCAATGGGGTGATTTAGACAGTATTTCTTTGCTAAATGAATTATTGAGTCCACCAAATGCACCTAAAATGCTACTGATTTTTAGCTATCGTAGCGATGAAATAGAATCCAGCCCTTTTTTGAAAACGTTATTTTCTTCACCTGTAATTAATAGTCTTAATGTAGAAAAGATTATTGTTGGTGAGCTATCAGATAATGATGCTAGACGACTTGTTCTTGGGCTATTTGATAAGCAAAAAGTTTCTGCTAGACGTGTAGAAATGATTATCCGAGAAGCTAATGGTAATCCTTTTTTTATCAATGAATTAGTTTATTATTCGCAGCAAACTTACCAGGAAAAGCTAGATAATTTAGTCAGCCAAAATATAGAAACTACCCCTGTAATAGAAACTAATCGTTTATCTAGCCAAACAGATGAGCTTCAAGATTCATTGGAAGATTTATCTATAGTGACTACAAGGCTGGAAGATGTTATTTATTATCGAATTTCTCAACTACCTATAGCTGCACAACGATTAATGGAAGTAATTGCTGTTGCAGGCCAACCTATCGCCCGTCTAGTTGCTAAGCGTGCTGCTGATTTAGATAGAGAAGAACCCGCCGCAGTAGCCTTACTTAGAACTAATCATTTAATTCGTGTTAGGGGTTCAAAGGAATTAGATAAAATAGAGGTTTACCATGATCGTATTCGTGAAACTCTTATTAATAAACTAACTAAAAGTAAATTAAAAGATTATCATAGTAAATTAGCTTTAGTGTTAGAGCCTATAGAAAATATTGACACAGAAGTATTACTAGTACATTTTCAGGGTGCTGGAGATACTCAAAAAGCTATTAAATATGCTAGTTTAGCTGCTGATCAAGCTATGGATGGTTTAGCTTTTGACCATGCAGCTAAACTTTATAAACTTATTATTGAACTACAACCAACAGAGTCAAAAATTGGAGAACTAGAAGAAAAACTAGCTCTAGCTCTGACCAATGCAGGACGAACTATTGAAGCGGCACAAGCTTATCTTTTAGCTGCTGGTGAAGTAAAAGAACGCTTAAAAATATTAAAACTTAAACAATCTGCTGCTGAACAACTTTTAAGAGGCGGACATGTTGAGGAAGGTTTATCGGTTTTAGGAGACGTTTTAGCTCAAACAGGGATGTATTTGCCTCAGAAAACATGGCAATCACTTGTTTGGCTATTGTTTGGGCAGTTGCAATTATGGTGGCGAGGAATAAAATTTAAGGAAAGAAATATTTCAGAAATTGCTCCAGAAGAAATAGTAAAAATAGATATCTGTTGGTCAGCCGCTACAGGTTTAACAATGGTTGATGCAATACGAGGGACAGATTTTCAAGTTCGCCATTTAAATTATGCTCTAAAAGTGGGTGAACCTTATCGTTTAGCTCGTGCTTTTGCTTGGGAAATAACTTTTGCATCTACTAACCCTAGAGAAACAAAACGTTTACAGACATTTTCAAAATTAGCAGAAAATTTAGTTAATAAAATTGATAATCCACATGCTCAAGGATTGTATTTGCTTATGTCGGGGATGGCAAACTTTTTCCAAGGAAAATGGGCAAAAGCTTATGAACTTACTAAAAAGGCTGGAAAAATTTTAAGGGAACGTTGTACGGCGGTTAATTGGGAAATTTATACAGCAGAAGTTTTTTTATTTAGAACTCTTTTCCAATTAGGAGAACTAGCAGAAATCCTAGAGCGAGTTAATTTAATTGTTAAAGAAGCTCAAAGTTGTGGCGATCTTTATGCTGAAACTAGTTTAAGAACTCGTGCTAGTTATCTTTATTATTTAATTTTAGATAAACCAGAAGAAGCCTCTAATGAATTAACAGAAGCAATGGAAAAATGGTCACAAACAGGTTTTCATGCTCAACATTATTATTCTTTTGTTGCTTATTGTGAAATTGCTCTTTACTGTGGCGATGGGGAAAAGGCTTGGGAACTTATAAAGGAAAATTGGGCTAAACTAAAACACTCTTTAATGATGAGAGTACAATTTATTTTAATAGAAGCCTGCTATCTTTTTACACGAGTTATTATTAGTCTTGCCTTAAAAACAGATAAAAAAGAATATTTTTTATCCAAAGCACTTAAATTTATTAAAAGACTAGAAAAAGAGAAAATTAGCTATAGTCAAGCTTATAGTTTAATAGGTCGTGCTGCTTTAGCTAGTTTTACGACTGATAACGATTCTGTAATAACTTATCTTGCTGAAGCAGAAAATAAATTTGCAGAATCTAAAATGCTACTACATGTTGCTACAACTCAATATGTTAGAGGTAAATTAACTGGTTTAGAAGGAGCAGAATTGATTTCTAAAGCAGAGCAGACTATGAAAGAGCAAAAAATAGAAAATATTAATGCTTTTGTACAAATGATGTTACCTGGAAAATGGAAAAAATAA